The DNA window CGTGCGGCGCTCGAACTCGCTGATCACCGCGTGGTACTCGGGGTTCCACGACCGCTCGAGAATCTGGGGCCGCGCGGTGGCGTCCTGAGGATGGATCGCGGCCACGAGCGCCTCTCGGGTCTCGGCGCGCGTCGGCATGGCCAGCATCATGTAGGGTGAGGCGTGCTGCTTCGGATTGAAGAGGTAGTCGGGCGCGCGCTCGGCGAGAATGGTCGGCGCGAAGGGCATCCAGAAGTCGCGGTTCTTGATCATCCGGTTGATGAGCGGCACCACCCGGTAGTCAGAAGGGTTAGCGAGGATCGAGCGGTTGCCGAGGGCCCGCGCGCCGAACTCCATGCGGCCCGCGCAGCGCGCGACCACGCCGTCCGACACCAGGAGGTCGGCAATCTTCTCCTCGATCCGGTCGTGGAAGGCGACCTTGTAGCGTCCCTCGAGGTCGCGCTCGCGGATCACCGCTTCGGCGTCCTCGTCCGTGACGCTGTTGCCGAGGTACGCGGGGCCGAAGGGCTGGACCCGTCCCGCCACGCCGCGCCGCGCGCACTCCTCGAGGTACCCGAGATACGCCGCGCCGATCGCGTTCGACTCGTCGCCGCAGGACGGGAAGGCGAAGAGCTCCTCGACCCAGTCCTCCTGGCCGATGAGCATGTTCGCCTTCACGTTCATGAACACGCCGCCTCCCAGCGCGAGGCGCCTGCCGCCGTAGCGCTGGTGCATGAGGCGCGTCCAGCGGAGGAGCGTGTCCTCGAGGAGGCGCTGGGCGCCGCCGGCGACCGCGTCGAAGCGCAGTCCCAGCGTGGCCTTGAGCAGGAGCGCGTAGCGCTCCCCGGGCTTGAGCCAGCGGAAGCGCGCGGGCTTCCCTTCGTCCAGGTCGAAGACCTCGCGCAGGGCGGCTTCGGCGCGCTTGGCGTACTTCTCCCCGGCGTAGGGCGCCATGCCCATGACCTTGTACTCGTGCTCGCCGAACTTCATCCCGAGCGCCAGCGTCACGAAGGAGTAGAAGGCGCCGAGCGAGCCCGGGGACGAGGGCGTCGCTTCATGGCGGGTGAGATCGAGGGACTTGCCCGTCGACGCCGTGGCGCAGAGACCGTCGCCGGAGTTGTCGTTGGTCAGGACCAACGCGTCCCTGCCCTCGAAGCCCGAGCCGTAGTAGGCCGCGGCGGCGTGACAGGCGTGGTGGTCGAGACAGACGATCCGATCCCTGGAGACGCCGAGGTGCTCGGTAACGAAGGCGAACCGCTCGCCTTGCGAAATGCCGAACTTGCCGCGCGAGGCGTCGATGAGACCGAACTTCGCGCCCCACTTCCGCATCTTCTTCTCGAGCGCCCGGCGCGGAGACGGCCAGGTGACGCCGTAGTACTCCTTACCGTAGGCCTCGTCGTGGAGCACCCGGTTGAGCCACTCCCGCGAGGCGGCGCGGGCGCCCGAGAGGGCAACGACGTCGATCTCGGCGGGAAGGACGCCGCATTCCTTGAGGAGCGCATCGATGGCGAGGCGCGGGTAGCCGGCGTCGTTCTTGAGGCGGGTGAAGCGCTCTTCGGAGGCGCAGCCCACGATGCGGCCGTCCCGAAGGACGGCCGCCGTGGCGCAGTGGGTTTCGTTGATGCCGAGGACGATCATCTCCCCGGCATTATATCGGGCCTAGGCGCTTTTCCCCAGCGCCTTGACGATCTCGCGGCAGAAGGCCGGGATGTCGTCGGGCTTGCGCGAGGTGATGAGGTTGCCGTCGACGACCACCTCCTGGTCGACCCAGGTCGCGCCGGCATTCGCCATGTCGTCCTTGATGGCGAAGAACGAGGTCGCCTTCTTGCCTTTGAGCACGCCGGCGCTCGCGAGCATCCAGCCGGCGTGGCAGATGGCGGCCACGACCTTGCCCTGCTGCGAAGCCTCACGCACCAGCTTCACCATGCTCTCGTGGCGGCGCATCATGTCGGGGGCGTAGCCGCCCGGGATCACGACCGCGTCGAACTCGACCGCGCTGA is part of the Candidatus Methylomirabilota bacterium genome and encodes:
- a CDS encoding type 1 glutamine amidotransferase domain-containing protein, with the translated sequence MTLKGKRVAILAENMYQEMELWVPYYRLKEEGAEVKVVGAGGAKSYASKAGYPVNVDVQADQVSAVEFDAVVIPGGYAPDMMRRHESMVKLVREASQQGKVVAAICHAGWMLASAGVLKGKKATSFFAIKDDMANAGATWVDQEVVVDGNLITSRKPDDIPAFCREIVKALGKSA
- a CDS encoding carbamoyltransferase C-terminal domain-containing protein, with product MIVLGINETHCATAAVLRDGRIVGCASEERFTRLKNDAGYPRLAIDALLKECGVLPAEIDVVALSGARAASREWLNRVLHDEAYGKEYYGVTWPSPRRALEKKMRKWGAKFGLIDASRGKFGISQGERFAFVTEHLGVSRDRIVCLDHHACHAAAAYYGSGFEGRDALVLTNDNSGDGLCATASTGKSLDLTRHEATPSSPGSLGAFYSFVTLALGMKFGEHEYKVMGMAPYAGEKYAKRAEAALREVFDLDEGKPARFRWLKPGERYALLLKATLGLRFDAVAGGAQRLLEDTLLRWTRLMHQRYGGRRLALGGGVFMNVKANMLIGQEDWVEELFAFPSCGDESNAIGAAYLGYLEECARRGVAGRVQPFGPAYLGNSVTDEDAEAVIRERDLEGRYKVAFHDRIEEKIADLLVSDGVVARCAGRMEFGARALGNRSILANPSDYRVVPLINRMIKNRDFWMPFAPTILAERAPDYLFNPKQHASPYMMLAMPTRAETREALVAAIHPQDATARPQILERSWNPEYHAVISEFERRTGVGAVLNTSFNLHGEPVVCSAADAVDTFERSGLPHVAVGHWLISKK